The region CGTACTATCGCCGGTTCTGCTCGTAGCATGGGCCTCAACGTGGAGGGTGTGTAATGGCTAAGCTGACTAAGCGCCAAAAGGCCATTGCTTCGAAGCTCGAAGCTGGCAAAGTCTACAACTTCGAAGACGCAGCAGTGCTGCTGGCCGAACTGTCCACCGTGAAGTTCAGCGAGTCCTTCGACATTGCTGTCAACCTCGGCGTTGACCCACGTAAATCTGACCAGGTTGTTCGTAGCGCTACTGTGCTGCCACACGGCACTGGCAAGACTGTACGTGTTGCTGTCTTCACCCAGGGTCCAGCTGCTGAGGCCGCTCTGGCTGCCGGCGCTGACCGTGTAGGTATGGACGATCTGGCTGCTGAAATGAAAGCCGGCGACCTGAACTATGACGTCGTTATTGCTTCCCCGGACGCAATGCGTGTTGTAGGTCAGTTGGGTCAGGTTCTGGGTCCTCGTGGCCTGATGCCTAACCCGAAAGTTGGTACCGTGACTCCCGACGTAGCTACCGCGGTTAAAAACGCCAAGGCTGGTCAGGTTCGTTATCGCACCGACAAAAACGGCATCATCCACACCTCCGTTGGCAAAATCGGCTTTGAAGCCGGCAAGCTGAAGGAAAACGTTGAAGCCCTGATCGCTGACCTGAAGCGTATCAAGCCAGCTTCTTCGAAAGGTATCTACGTTAAGCGCGTTACCCTGAGCACCACCATGGGTCCAGGCTTGGTCATCGACCAAGGCTCGCTGAACGCGTAAGACAAAAATCGACGCGAGCGATCGCGTCGGTTTAAAAAATTGGGGTCCCTGCCTGGCGGGGGCTATCCAAGACCGTAGGCGACGCAAGTCTTAAACCACAAGCCTACGCAGATGGTGCCCCTGGTTCTTTAGCGAATCAGACACCAAAACGACATCCGGCTTCGGCTGGATGAAACGGTAACAAGCAGGAGTTTTACCCGTGGCAATTAAACTCGAAGACAAGAAGGCCATCGTCGCTGAAGTCAACGAGGCTGCCAAAGTCGCTCTGTCTGCTGTCGTGGCTGATGCCCGTGGCGTGACTGTAGGCGCAATGACCGGACTCCGTAAAGAGGCTCGTGAAGCTGGCGTTTACGTACGTGTTGTACGTAACACCCTGCTCAAGCGCGCTGTTGCTGACACTGAATTCAGTGTCCTCAACGACGCCTTCACCGGCCCTACCCTGATTGCATTCTCCAACGAGCACCCGGGCGCTGCTGCCCGTCTGTTCGCTGAGTTCGCCAAGGGTCAGAGCAAGTTCGAGATCAAGGCAGCTGCGTTCG is a window of Pseudomonas sp. DG56-2 DNA encoding:
- the rplA gene encoding 50S ribosomal protein L1; the encoded protein is MAKLTKRQKAIASKLEAGKVYNFEDAAVLLAELSTVKFSESFDIAVNLGVDPRKSDQVVRSATVLPHGTGKTVRVAVFTQGPAAEAALAAGADRVGMDDLAAEMKAGDLNYDVVIASPDAMRVVGQLGQVLGPRGLMPNPKVGTVTPDVATAVKNAKAGQVRYRTDKNGIIHTSVGKIGFEAGKLKENVEALIADLKRIKPASSKGIYVKRVTLSTTMGPGLVIDQGSLNA
- the rplJ gene encoding 50S ribosomal protein L10, with amino-acid sequence MAIKLEDKKAIVAEVNEAAKVALSAVVADARGVTVGAMTGLRKEAREAGVYVRVVRNTLLKRAVADTEFSVLNDAFTGPTLIAFSNEHPGAAARLFAEFAKGQSKFEIKAAAFDGKFLAANQIDVLASLPTRDEAIAKLMSVIQGATSKLARTLAAVRDQKEAAAA